The DNA window TGAAGACTCTTGGTAACACTCGTCACAGATGACGTTTAACATACGATTGATTTTCATTATTGTATTTCCTAGCTTCAACTGAAGTGCGCGAATTTTAACTGGAAATGTAGTGCAAAAAATAACCGTGTGAAATTTTTGGGGTCGAGATCAAATTAGTATGCAATCGGTTTTATTGTGATCTGCGACAAAAAAATAAAGCCAGTTAATACTGGCTTTATCAATGTAACCGATTGTCTTATGACATCTATTCGCGAACTAACATCAGATCTTTTTCTGCGTTTTCACGTTGATGTTTGGTTTGGCTAAAGTACACAAAACCAACAAACATCATCACCATGAAGATAGTGGTAATGATTTGGTTAAACCATACCATCGCAATCAGACACAGCACTGCCAACACCAAAGCAATTCCCGGAACGATAGGGTACAAAGGTGCGTGGTAAGTACGAGTCAGGTTTGGCTCTAAACGACGCAGTCTGAATAGACTTAGCATACTCATTATGTACATGACGATAGCGCCAAACACCGCAATGGTAATCATCGCAGCAGTAAGGCTCATGCCTTGTAGGTTGACCACGCCATCACTAAAGATAGCGATGATACCAATGACACCACCGGCCAAGATCGCGCGGTGAGGTGTGTTAAAGCGAGACAGTTTAGCCAGTCCTGCTGGTAGGTAACCTGCACGAGCAAGGGCAAAGAATTGGCGAGAATAGCCAAGGATGATGCCGTGGAAAGAGGCAATCAAACCGAACAGACCAATCCACACCAACATGTGTAACCAACCAGAGCTAGTGCCTACCACCATTTTCATTGCTTGTGGCAATGGGTCGTTAATGCCGGACAGTTTAGACCAATCACCAGCACCGCCTGCGAAGATCATCACGCCAAGGGCCAATACGACCAGTGTCAAAATGCCAGAGATGTAGGCTTTTGGAATGGTACGTTGTGGATCTTTGGCTTCTTCTGCCGCCATTGCTGCGCCTTCGATAGCGAGGAA is part of the Vibrio porteresiae DSM 19223 genome and encodes:
- the eat gene encoding ethanolamine permease; the protein is MTAKLQKTLGTLSLWGIAVGLVISGEYFGWSYGWGISGTLGFLVTTLIVAAMYTCFIFSFTELTTAIPHAGGPFAYSRRAFGEVGGLIAGLATLIEFVFAPPAIAMAIGAYLNVQYPDLDPKWAAVGAYIVFMTLNILGVKLAAMFELCVTILAVLELLVFMGVVAPGFSFSNFVLNGWAGSNEFTFGTLSAIFAAIPFAIWFFLAIEGAAMAAEEAKDPQRTIPKAYISGILTLVVLALGVMIFAGGAGDWSKLSGINDPLPQAMKMVVGTSSGWLHMLVWIGLFGLIASFHGIILGYSRQFFALARAGYLPAGLAKLSRFNTPHRAILAGGVIGIIAIFSDGVVNLQGMSLTAAMITIAVFGAIVMYIMSMLSLFRLRRLEPNLTRTYHAPLYPIVPGIALVLAVLCLIAMVWFNQIITTIFMVMMFVGFVYFSQTKHQRENAEKDLMLVRE